The Saccharopolyspora gloriosae genome has a segment encoding these proteins:
- a CDS encoding MerR: MSAEQLSSYRVNVSREDRSWVAHVQGLPAGATEVDHLEELDLEVRDLIAGLADREPDSFHIDWRYLQGDVEYTRPVEELRHWTAESRQAAANAERARLEIITTLRSAGLSQRVIAEVIGTSHQRVAQLMAEAS, from the coding sequence ATGAGCGCGGAGCAGTTGAGCAGCTACCGAGTGAACGTGAGCCGGGAGGACCGGAGCTGGGTGGCGCACGTCCAGGGCTTGCCCGCCGGGGCGACCGAGGTCGATCACCTCGAAGAGCTCGACCTCGAGGTTCGAGATCTCATTGCCGGGCTCGCCGATCGGGAGCCGGACTCCTTCCACATCGACTGGCGCTACCTGCAAGGCGACGTCGAGTACACCCGGCCGGTCGAAGAGCTGCGGCACTGGACGGCGGAGTCCCGGCAGGCGGCGGCGAACGCCGAGCGGGCTCGGCTGGAGATCATCACGACGCTCCGCTCCGCGGGCCTGAGCCAGCGAGTGATCGCCGAAGTGATCGGAACCTCGCACCAGCGGGTCGCTCAGCTGATGGCGGAGGCGTCCTGA
- a CDS encoding arabinosyltransferase domain-containing protein, with the protein MLKGQEDSSRKDDPPESSDQATDSPAGPTANRRDPSAKQLRWFASILGLLGAVLAIAVPFLPVDHDINTLRWPTSEGTKSVSAPLVSFSPLWMNANVPCESVRSVDARTDGPANLLSTNPPNSDYGNLTGMTLQADNGQVTLLSKGQQVGTVPVPAGDCAITVRSDVVGTKVKLGDETLANLRGDQRPQLTGIFSDIDSARDDINGLSFEARVDNRYESSATPIKLAVIGLALLAFIGSVVCLRRLDGRAGRRPPRLVPRGWWKPTLRDVAVFGSLIVWWIAGAMTSDDGYILTIARARESAGYISNYYRWFAVPEAPFGWFYELYSMWVQVSTATPWVRLPALLMGSVSWLLISREVLPRLGQQVRRSNAAGWAAAAVFLAFWLPFNNGLRAEPVIALFSLLAMCAVERAVATGRLMPAAMGLVVAALALGAGPHGLVAVLPYVAALKPLLRLVRQRAKDYGWIPVLAPIAACGLIILVAVFADQTWQSIMDATDLRTEIGPSEDWYQELNRYNLLFSPTPDGSLVRRFPVLLVMLCLATCAVMLLRRGRIRGAALGPSRRLLAVAALSFVALALTPTKWSHHFGIFAAVGGALAALTALATSSTVLRSRRNRAAFFSGLMVICAFASTGPNAWWYVSGWGVPWFDKAPSVDGHNASTLLLGIAGIAGIVAFIEHLRLDEKNPKVIESVEPGRTGMEKRSRALRLGTAPLAIICALLVLGELATFGKVIQKQAGSYSLGMDNIKQLAGSSCGLSDYVYVEPDPKAGMLAVSGQQPAKPTPDFEVPKRNADEENGEQYLAPKMDGFRKPGLPVGDGSDPEEPDWRPPHQFGDDQAPVWGSYDEAGTGTGELRTQWYDLPERAATGEVPVVMSLAGAEGGANALVLEFGRDTPQGFEMMHRQFVGQGPAPQWRDYRFTVGGEAEGATKMRVVGVDQAVSPNGWLAVSAPRAPQLQNMTDVVGDAPTFVEWTAALVHPCLQISGIRNGVAEMPRFRVAAGAEVRDIGAGWSSPDAGGPFGWMNVSSSVRELPTYMRGDLNRDWGSLYEVDPYQPDALPAEVAMDVQKETHSGLWTPGPLTKTVELPGDVPSSDDRNDVKELGGGDEPQQ; encoded by the coding sequence GTGCTTAAGGGGCAGGAAGACAGCAGTCGCAAGGACGACCCACCGGAGTCCTCAGATCAGGCGACGGACTCTCCGGCAGGCCCGACGGCGAACCGGCGCGACCCATCCGCGAAGCAACTGAGGTGGTTCGCTTCCATCCTGGGGTTACTGGGCGCCGTCCTGGCGATCGCGGTGCCCTTCCTGCCGGTCGACCACGACATCAACACCCTGAGATGGCCCACCTCAGAGGGCACCAAGTCGGTCTCGGCGCCGCTGGTGAGCTTCTCGCCCCTGTGGATGAACGCGAACGTGCCGTGCGAATCGGTGCGCAGCGTCGACGCGCGCACCGACGGCCCGGCGAACCTGCTGAGCACGAACCCGCCGAACTCGGACTACGGCAACCTCACCGGCATGACCTTGCAGGCCGACAACGGCCAGGTCACCTTGCTGTCCAAGGGGCAGCAGGTCGGCACGGTGCCGGTCCCGGCGGGCGACTGCGCCATCACGGTGCGATCCGATGTCGTCGGCACCAAGGTGAAGCTCGGCGACGAGACGCTGGCGAACCTGCGCGGTGACCAGCGGCCGCAGCTCACCGGGATCTTCTCCGACATCGACTCGGCCCGCGACGACATCAACGGCCTGTCCTTCGAGGCCCGCGTCGACAACCGATACGAGAGCAGCGCGACGCCGATCAAGCTCGCCGTGATCGGTTTGGCGCTGCTGGCCTTCATCGGCTCCGTGGTGTGCCTGCGGCGCCTGGACGGACGCGCGGGCCGGCGCCCGCCACGCCTGGTGCCGCGCGGCTGGTGGAAGCCGACGCTGCGCGACGTCGCGGTGTTCGGCTCGCTGATCGTCTGGTGGATCGCGGGCGCGATGACCTCCGACGACGGTTACATCCTCACCATCGCGCGAGCGCGCGAGAGCGCCGGCTACATCAGCAACTACTACCGCTGGTTCGCGGTGCCGGAAGCGCCGTTCGGCTGGTTCTACGAGCTGTATTCGATGTGGGTGCAGGTGTCCACGGCGACGCCGTGGGTGCGGTTGCCCGCGTTGCTGATGGGCTCGGTGAGCTGGCTGCTGATCAGCCGCGAGGTGCTGCCGAGGCTGGGCCAGCAGGTCCGGCGCAGCAACGCCGCCGGTTGGGCCGCGGCCGCCGTGTTCCTCGCGTTCTGGCTGCCGTTCAACAACGGCCTGCGCGCCGAGCCGGTCATCGCCCTGTTCTCGCTGCTGGCGATGTGCGCCGTGGAGCGCGCGGTGGCCACCGGCCGGTTGATGCCCGCGGCGATGGGCCTGGTCGTGGCCGCGCTCGCGCTGGGAGCCGGTCCGCACGGCCTGGTCGCGGTGCTGCCTTATGTGGCCGCGCTGAAGCCGCTGCTGCGGTTGGTCCGGCAACGAGCCAAGGACTACGGCTGGATACCGGTGCTGGCGCCGATCGCGGCGTGCGGCCTGATCATTCTCGTCGCGGTGTTCGCGGACCAGACCTGGCAGTCGATCATGGACGCCACGGACCTGCGCACCGAGATCGGTCCGAGCGAGGACTGGTACCAGGAGCTGAACCGCTACAACCTGCTGTTCAGCCCCACCCCGGACGGTTCGCTGGTGCGCCGGTTCCCGGTGCTGCTGGTGATGCTGTGCCTGGCGACGTGCGCGGTGATGCTGTTGCGCCGCGGCCGGATCCGGGGCGCGGCGCTCGGCCCGAGCCGCCGCCTGCTGGCCGTGGCCGCGCTGTCGTTCGTGGCGCTGGCCCTGACCCCCACCAAGTGGTCGCATCACTTCGGCATCTTCGCCGCCGTCGGCGGGGCGCTCGCCGCGTTGACGGCGCTGGCCACGAGCAGCACGGTGCTGCGCTCGCGGCGCAACCGGGCGGCGTTCTTCTCCGGACTGATGGTGATCTGCGCGTTCGCCTCGACCGGGCCGAACGCGTGGTGGTACGTCTCAGGCTGGGGCGTGCCGTGGTTCGACAAGGCCCCGTCCGTCGACGGCCACAACGCGAGCACGCTGCTGCTGGGCATCGCGGGCATCGCGGGCATCGTGGCGTTCATCGAGCACCTGAGACTGGACGAGAAGAACCCGAAGGTCATCGAGAGCGTCGAACCCGGCCGGACCGGGATGGAGAAGCGCAGCCGCGCGCTGCGACTCGGCACCGCTCCACTGGCGATCATCTGCGCGCTGCTGGTGCTGGGCGAGCTCGCGACCTTCGGCAAGGTCATCCAGAAGCAGGCGGGCAGTTACAGCCTGGGCATGGACAACATCAAGCAGCTCGCCGGCTCCAGCTGCGGCCTGTCGGACTACGTGTACGTGGAGCCCGACCCGAAGGCGGGCATGTTGGCTGTGTCGGGGCAGCAGCCCGCGAAGCCGACGCCGGACTTCGAGGTGCCCAAGCGCAACGCCGACGAGGAGAACGGAGAGCAGTACCTGGCGCCGAAGATGGACGGGTTCCGCAAGCCGGGCCTGCCCGTCGGCGACGGCTCCGATCCGGAGGAACCGGACTGGCGCCCGCCGCACCAGTTCGGCGACGACCAGGCCCCGGTGTGGGGCAGCTACGACGAGGCGGGCACCGGCACCGGTGAGCTGCGCACCCAGTGGTACGACCTGCCGGAGCGCGCGGCGACGGGCGAGGTGCCGGTGGTGATGAGCCTGGCGGGCGCCGAGGGCGGCGCGAACGCCCTGGTGCTGGAGTTCGGCCGGGACACCCCGCAGGGCTTCGAGATGATGCACCGGCAGTTCGTCGGGCAGGGGCCGGCGCCGCAGTGGCGGGACTACCGGTTCACCGTCGGCGGCGAAGCCGAGGGCGCCACGAAGATGCGCGTCGTCGGTGTCGACCAGGCGGTGTCGCCGAACGGCTGGCTCGCGGTGAGCGCGCCGCGTGCGCCGCAGCTGCAGAACATGACCGACGTCGTCGGCGACGCACCCACGTTCGTGGAGTGGACGGCGGCGCTGGTGCATCCGTGCCTGCAGATCTCCGGTATCCGCAACGGTGTCGCCGAGATGCCGCGGTTCCGGGTGGCGGCCGGTGCGGAGGTGCGCGACATCGGCGCGGGCTGGTCGTCGCCGGACGCGGGCGGCCCGTTCGGCTGGATGAACGTCAGCTCCAGCGTGCGGGAGCTGCCGACCTACATGCGCGGTGACCTGAACCGGGATTGGGGTTCGCTCTACGAGGTGGACCCGTACCAGCCGGACGCGTTGCCCGCGGAGGTCGCGATGGACGTGCAGAAGGAGACCCACTCGGGTCTGTGGACGCCGGGTCCGCTGACGAAGACGGTGGAGTTGCCGGGCGACGTGCCCAGCTCCGACGACCGCAACGACGTCAAAGAACTCGGCGGTGGTGACGAACCGCAGCAGTAG
- a CDS encoding bacterial proteasome activator family protein — protein MNQNEQDPQREVFVVGEGTPLGSGVDPSGEGMSERENVGELVEQPAKVMRIGTMIKQLLEEVRAAPLDEASRSRLKEIHQSSIRELEEGLAPELIGELERLSLPFAQESTPSESELRIAQAQLVGWLEGLFHGLQTALFAQQMSARAQLEQMRRGLPAGSGGEAEQGPQSRGTGQYL, from the coding sequence CCGCAGCGGGAGGTCTTCGTGGTGGGCGAGGGAACTCCGCTCGGCTCCGGCGTCGACCCCTCCGGCGAGGGGATGAGCGAACGGGAGAACGTCGGCGAGCTCGTCGAGCAGCCCGCGAAGGTGATGCGGATCGGCACGATGATCAAGCAGCTGCTGGAGGAGGTGCGGGCCGCGCCGCTGGACGAGGCCAGCCGCAGCAGGCTCAAGGAGATCCACCAGTCCTCCATCCGGGAGCTGGAGGAGGGTCTCGCCCCGGAGCTCATCGGGGAGCTGGAACGCCTGTCGTTGCCGTTCGCCCAGGAGTCGACCCCGTCGGAGTCGGAGCTGCGCATCGCGCAGGCGCAGTTGGTGGGCTGGCTGGAGGGCCTGTTCCACGGCCTGCAGACGGCGTTGTTCGCGCAGCAGATGTCGGCGCGGGCGCAGCTGGAGCAGATGCGGCGGGGCCTGCCGGCGGGCAGCGGGGGCGAGGCGGAGCAGGGGCCGCAGTCTCGGGGGACCGGCCAGTACCTCTGA
- a CDS encoding glycosyltransferase: MTTDSAEQQQLPADSVVAVIVTRHRRELLAESLKVIATQTRVPDHLVVVDNGPDQPARQVVEDCPIPSTYLPSQHNLGGAGGFALGMLHALALGAEWIWLGDDDGRPADDQALATLLDVARTRKLAAVSPVVVNINRPDKLAFPLRRGLTWKRRPEELSAPGGDADFLPGIASFFNGALFRAATLDVVGVPDYRLFVRGDEVELHRRVVRSGLPFGTSLKTRFVHPDGSDEFKPMLGGRFHAQDPSDENKRYYTYRNRGYLLSQPGMRKIGALEFLRFGLYFIGQRRDPKAFREWLRLVRQGRKEHFFRR, translated from the coding sequence ATGACCACCGACTCCGCCGAGCAGCAGCAACTTCCCGCAGATTCCGTCGTCGCGGTGATCGTCACGAGGCATCGCCGCGAGCTGCTCGCGGAGTCGCTCAAGGTGATCGCCACGCAGACGCGGGTGCCGGATCACCTGGTGGTCGTCGACAACGGCCCGGACCAACCGGCGCGGCAGGTCGTCGAGGACTGCCCGATCCCGTCGACGTACCTGCCTTCCCAGCACAACCTCGGCGGAGCCGGCGGGTTCGCGCTGGGCATGCTGCACGCCTTGGCGCTCGGCGCGGAGTGGATCTGGCTCGGCGACGACGACGGCAGGCCCGCCGACGATCAAGCGCTGGCGACGTTGCTGGACGTGGCGCGCACCCGCAAGCTCGCCGCCGTCTCGCCGGTCGTGGTGAACATCAACCGGCCGGACAAGCTGGCGTTCCCGCTGCGCCGCGGACTCACCTGGAAGCGCCGCCCGGAGGAGCTCAGCGCTCCCGGCGGGGACGCCGACTTCCTGCCGGGCATCGCGTCGTTCTTCAACGGCGCGCTGTTCCGCGCGGCCACCCTGGACGTGGTGGGTGTGCCGGACTACCGCCTGTTCGTCCGGGGTGACGAGGTGGAGCTGCACCGTCGCGTGGTGCGCTCGGGCCTGCCGTTCGGGACGTCGCTCAAGACGCGGTTCGTGCACCCCGACGGGTCGGACGAGTTCAAGCCGATGCTCGGTGGCCGGTTCCACGCGCAGGACCCGTCGGACGAGAACAAGCGCTACTACACCTACCGCAACCGGGGTTACCTGCTCTCGCAGCCGGGGATGCGCAAGATCGGCGCGTTGGAGTTCCTGCGGTTCGGGCTGTACTTCATCGGCCAGCGCCGCGATCCGAAGGCGTTCCGCGAGTGGCTCCGCCTGGTCCGCCAGGGACGCAAGGAGCACTTCTTCCGCCGCTGA
- a CDS encoding ABC transporter ATP-binding protein, whose translation MVSIDVWNAAVDFPIFDAKSRSLKKAVLGKAGGKIGTDSKVPIIEALHDIDLHLSHGDRLALVGHNGAGKSTLLRLLAGIYEPTRGSARVVGKVAPVFDLGVGMDPEISGYENIVIRGLFLGMNRRQMEKRMDEIAEFTELGDYLDMPLRTYSTGMRVRLAIGVVTSIDPEILVLDEGIGAVDADFLEKVRDRLKELVKRSGILIFASHSDEFLMELCNSAVWMDKGGIREHGSLRSVLTSYKGKDPFENLSPEMLAQVSDTATATIGSDKAT comes from the coding sequence ATGGTCAGCATCGACGTCTGGAACGCGGCGGTCGACTTCCCGATTTTCGACGCGAAGTCCCGCTCGTTGAAGAAAGCCGTGCTCGGCAAGGCCGGCGGCAAGATCGGCACCGACAGCAAGGTGCCGATCATCGAAGCCCTGCACGACATCGACCTGCACCTCAGCCACGGCGACCGGCTCGCGCTGGTCGGCCACAACGGCGCGGGCAAGTCCACGCTGCTGCGGCTGCTCGCGGGCATCTACGAGCCGACCCGCGGCAGCGCCCGCGTGGTGGGCAAGGTCGCGCCGGTGTTCGACCTCGGCGTCGGCATGGACCCGGAGATCTCCGGGTACGAGAACATCGTCATCCGCGGGCTGTTCCTCGGCATGAACCGCAGGCAGATGGAAAAGCGGATGGACGAGATCGCCGAGTTCACCGAACTCGGCGACTACCTGGACATGCCGCTGCGCACCTACTCGACGGGCATGCGGGTGCGCCTGGCCATCGGCGTGGTCACCTCCATCGACCCCGAGATCCTGGTGCTCGACGAAGGCATCGGCGCCGTCGACGCCGACTTCCTGGAGAAGGTGCGCGACCGGCTCAAGGAGCTCGTGAAGCGCTCCGGCATCCTGATCTTCGCCTCGCACTCGGACGAGTTCCTGATGGAGCTGTGCAACTCGGCCGTGTGGATGGACAAGGGCGGGATCCGGGAGCACGGTTCGCTGCGCAGCGTGCTGACGTCCTACAAGGGCAAAGACCCGTTCGAAAACCTCAGTCCGGAAATGCTGGCGCAGGTCAGTGACACGGCCACCGCCACGATCGGAAGCGACAAGGCAACATGA
- a CDS encoding ABC transporter permease, producing the protein MQATSTIERPTAPPETSSRTWRKAFNDLVEGAQQRQLWAHLGWQDIKQRYRRSVIGPLWITISMGVMVTGLGILYGSLFGTDLHKKLPHLAVGFIIWEFIRNCVVEGTEVFIKNEGLMKQLPAPLSVHIFRLVWRQTLFFLHNLVIYFVLLIVFFAVGEPIPVNWTVIVAIPALLLIMVNGVWVATLFGVVATRFRDIPPVIQSIMTMALFMSPITWGMFEFEANPKNEWRQVFVDLNPLSHYIAIFRDPLIGFDQHLYHWYWVLGCTLGGFLLAALVLRNYRARVPYWV; encoded by the coding sequence GTGCAGGCCACGAGCACGATCGAGAGACCCACGGCTCCGCCCGAGACTTCGTCGCGGACCTGGCGCAAAGCGTTCAACGACCTCGTCGAAGGTGCCCAGCAGCGTCAGCTGTGGGCGCACCTCGGCTGGCAGGACATCAAGCAGCGGTATCGCCGATCCGTGATCGGACCGCTGTGGATCACCATCAGCATGGGCGTGATGGTGACCGGGCTGGGCATCCTCTACGGGAGCCTGTTCGGCACGGACCTGCACAAGAAGCTGCCGCACCTGGCGGTCGGCTTCATCATCTGGGAGTTCATCCGCAACTGCGTGGTCGAGGGCACCGAGGTCTTCATCAAGAACGAAGGCCTGATGAAGCAGCTACCCGCTCCGCTGAGCGTGCACATCTTCCGCCTGGTGTGGCGGCAGACGCTGTTCTTCCTGCACAACCTGGTGATCTACTTCGTGCTGCTGATCGTCTTCTTCGCGGTCGGCGAGCCGATCCCGGTGAACTGGACGGTGATCGTCGCGATCCCGGCGCTGCTGCTGATCATGGTCAACGGCGTGTGGGTGGCCACTCTGTTCGGCGTGGTCGCCACCCGGTTCAGGGACATCCCGCCGGTGATCCAGAGCATCATGACGATGGCGCTGTTCATGTCCCCGATCACCTGGGGCATGTTCGAGTTCGAGGCGAACCCGAAGAACGAATGGCGGCAGGTCTTCGTCGACCTCAATCCGCTGTCGCACTACATCGCGATCTTCCGGGACCCGTTGATCGGGTTCGACCAGCACCTGTACCACTGGTACTGGGTGCTGGGCTGCACCCTCGGCGGCTTCCTGCTGGCCGCGCTGGTCCTGCGCAACTACCGCGCCCGCGTCCCCTACTGGGTCTGA